TCCCGTTGAGGCTGTACCGGATCGACTCATTCTTTATCACCGCGCCGTAGTCCAATTGCCCTCTGTTCACGTAGGCCATGCGCGCTGCCAGTCTGACATAGTCCTTGGCTTGCCCCGGGTAGCGGTGAGCTCGAATCAGAACCTGGCTCGGTGCAAACAGCCGGACCTCAGGTCCGCGGAAGAATCCGTAGAGTTGATAAACAATCCCCCCGAGCGACAAGAGGAAGGCGGCGAATGCAAGAATGTCGGTTTTCCGCTCTATTTCGATTCCGAAAAATCTCATGCTCTTCTACCGTTCCGCGCCGCTTCTGCCCGCTTTGTCCGCCTTTCTTTCGATTACACCGGTTGAAGGTGGCTCGGGGGGCGGCATCAATGCTGCCGGCTCTGAGTCCATGGTCGGCGCTGTTGAGAAGGAGGCGGGGGGTGAGCCTTTGGGTTTCCGAGGTTTGTCAGGGGCGCCAGGGGTGCCTGGCGGGTCCGGCGCAGGCATCTTTTGCGGGTCAGAAGGAGAGCCCTCCATTGAGGTTAGCGGTGGATCTGGCGGGGGCATGGGGGCAGGTGGAATTGGCGCGGGCATTTCCGCGAAAGCCAAGGTGGAAATGACGGCCAAGCCACAAAGTCCGATCGCGCCAGCGATTCCCAGGGCCGTCGGTTTCATGGGACACCTCCTGTTTGGCCTATTCCGAACGATTGGGTCGTTCAGTTCTTGCGAACCGAAGTCACCTTCGATCGGGCGGAACGCGGACAGATGCCGTTGGCGGGGTACGCATAACCAACTGAGCCAGTGCTGCTGGATTTGACCGGTTGGGAGGAGGCTCGTGCGACGATCGAGGTCCGAGCGATCGCAAACAGGACGGGGAGCAACAGGACCTGGCCACCGTGCAGCGTCATGCCGCGGGCCTCCCGGTTCCGTCCATCGGCATCGGGCTCCCGGCGTGGGAAGCCTGATTAGGTACTCGATCGGGACGCTCAGACCATACGCCGGTGGCGCGGGTAAATCAACCTGCGTATGTGCTTCGACCGCCGTGCCCTCTTGTTTGGAAGGGGCATGGGGAAAAGGTCCGGTCGGGGCCTACCCGGTTGTCCGAGCAAGCCCCTTCGGAATCGGGGAGCTACTGACGCGGGCCGCGCGATTCGTGGAACCGGCGAGGCTGCCGCCGGTGGTGCCTGCCGTTGTGAGCGGCCTCCGTCGGATGCGCCGCGTGGGAAGCGTGGGGCGCGTGGGCGTACCCTGGCGCCTGGCTTCCGGCGGCGGTCGGCACCGGCCGGCCCAGAAGCTTCTCGATCGAGCGGATCTGGTCGCGGTCGTCCGCCGTCACGAAGCTAGTGGCGCGGCCCTCGGTCTTCATCCGCGCCGTCCGGCCGATCCGATGCACGTAGTCCTCCGGGCAGTTGGGCAGGTCGTAGTTGATGACGTGGGCGATGTTCGCCACGTCGATCCCCCGGGCCGCGATGTCCGTGGCCACGAGGATCCGGTACTTCCCGCGCCGGAACCCTTCGAGCGCCGAGCGGCGCTGCGAGAGCCGGCGATCCCCGTGGATCACGGCGACCCGGTGCCCGGACTGCTCCAAAGTCCGCCCCAGCCGGTCGGCCCGGTGCTTCGTCCTGGTGAAGACCAGCACGCTCTCGCCCGGCTCGTTCAGCAGCTTGAGCAGGAGGGGCGTCTTCGCGTCGGGCGTCGTGTGGTGGACCGTCTGCGTCACGCCGGCCGCCGGCGTCGCCGGCTTGCCCACCATGACCCGCACCGGGTTCTTCACGGAGACGCGGGCGAGGGCGCCCAGGTCGGTCGGCATGGTCGCCGAGAAGAGCAGCGTCTGCCGCTCCTCCGGGAGCGCGTCCAGGATCTGGTTGAGTTGGGGGGCGAAGCCCATGTCGAGCATCCGGTCCGCCTCGTCGAGCACCACGGTCGAGAACTGCGCCAGGTTGATGGTGCCGTTCCACATGTGGTCGAGCAGGCGGCCGGGCGTCGCGACGATGATCGGCGGCCGGTGGCGCAGCGCCCGGATCTGGGCCTGCATGTCCTCCCCGCCCACGATCACGGCGGCGAAGATCCGCCGGTGCCGGCCGAGCTTCTCCACGGTCTGCTGGATCTGGATTGCCAGCTCCCTGGTCGGGGCCAGGATCAGCCCGCGCGGGCCATGCCCGTGGGCGTGGAGCGGTTCGCCCGGTTTGCCGGCCAGCCGTTCGATCATCGGGATGACGAAGGCGGCCGTCTTGCCGGTGCCGGTCTGGGCACAGCCGAGCACGTCGCGCCCCTGCAGGCCGGCCGGGATGGCTTGCGCCTGGATGGGCGTAGGCTCGGCGAAGCCCGCCTCGGCGATGGCCCGCAGCGTGGCTTCGGACAGGCCGAGCGAGTGAAAGGTGATCGGAGGTGTAGCCGTAGCAGTCGTCTGCACAGAAAGACTCCTTTATCGAGGTAATCGCATGAACACTGGGTCAGAGAGCTGAGGGAGGCAGAATCGGGAGGGAGTCCGCTCCGAGCAGGAGTCTGATAGCGATGCGATTGTGGGGTCCGGCTTGTAGGGCCGTCACGGTCGCCGGACCATTCGACGGTGACGGAGCAGAGTATACAGGACAATTCCTTAGAAGTCAACCGGCGGCTGTTCGCACAGCCCCGCCGGTCGCGGCGGCACCTTGGGGCCCAGCCCTTCCGCGGCCAATCTGAGACGATCGGCGGCTCCCTGTCTGGACAGCCGGTGCAGGAGGAGCCGCAGGAGGGTGGCGGCGGCCCGGGTGATCTCGGACCGGCACATCTTGCTGGCGGCCCGGAGGCGGTCTTCGAACACGATCGGGACCTCCCGCAGCCGAAAGCCCATGAGCTGGCTGAAGTAGGTCATTTCGACCTGGAAGGCGTAGCCGTTCGAGCGGATGTCGAGGTGGTCCAACGCGGCGAGCAGCTCCCGCCGGTAGCACCGGAATCCGGCGGTCGCGTCCATTACCGTGAGGCCGAGCAGCCGGCGGGCGATGTGGTTGGCCGTGCGGCTCAGCAGGAGGCGGAACGGGCACCAGTTCTTCACCCCGCCGCCGGCGCTGTAGCGACTCCCGATCACGAGGTCGGCTTCTCTCGCGGCGTGGAACAGGTCGGGCAGGGACTCGGGACGGTGGGAGAGGTCGGCGTCCATCTCCACGAAGCAGTCGTACGGCTCCTTGAGCAGGAGGCGGAAGGCCTGCCGGTAGGCGGACCCCAGGCCCAG
This portion of the Nitrospirota bacterium genome encodes:
- a CDS encoding DEAD/DEAH box helicase, which encodes MQTTATATPPITFHSLGLSEATLRAIAEAGFAEPTPIQAQAIPAGLQGRDVLGCAQTGTGKTAAFVIPMIERLAGKPGEPLHAHGHGPRGLILAPTRELAIQIQQTVEKLGRHRRIFAAVIVGGEDMQAQIRALRHRPPIIVATPGRLLDHMWNGTINLAQFSTVVLDEADRMLDMGFAPQLNQILDALPEERQTLLFSATMPTDLGALARVSVKNPVRVMVGKPATPAAGVTQTVHHTTPDAKTPLLLKLLNEPGESVLVFTRTKHRADRLGRTLEQSGHRVAVIHGDRRLSQRRSALEGFRRGKYRILVATDIAARGIDVANIAHVINYDLPNCPEDYVHRIGRTARMKTEGRATSFVTADDRDQIRSIEKLLGRPVPTAAGSQAPGYAHAPHASHAAHPTEAAHNGRHHRRQPRRFHESRGPRQ
- a CDS encoding polyprenol monophosphomannose synthase, coding for MHTVVVIPTYNERANVLPLIERCLALPARPDLFFVDDNSPDGTGELLESLRAGHPGLRVLHRPGKLGLGSAYRQAFRLLLKEPYDCFVEMDADLSHRPESLPDLFHAAREADLVIGSRYSAGGGVKNWCPFRLLLSRTANHIARRLLGLTVMDATAGFRCYRRELLAALDHLDIRSNGYAFQVEMTYFSQLMGFRLREVPIVFEDRLRAASKMCRSEITRAAATLLRLLLHRLSRQGAADRLRLAAEGLGPKVPPRPAGLCEQPPVDF